The following coding sequences lie in one Pseudarthrobacter phenanthrenivorans Sphe3 genomic window:
- the guaA gene encoding glutamine-hydrolyzing GMP synthase, with amino-acid sequence MTTPTASQTSQKPVLVVDYGAQYAQLIARRVREANVYSEVVPHTYTTEQLLAKNPAAIILSGGPSSVYADGAPSVGADLFEAGVPVFGICYGFQAMANALGGKVDKTGLREYGSTQTTIIGEGRSVLEGMPQHQNTWMSHGDSVHEAPDGFEVLATTAGAEVAAFANEEKGLFGVQWHPEVKHSAYGQQVLENFLFKGARIEPNWTTGNILEEQVERIRKQIGDARVICGLSGGVDSAVAAALVQRAVGDQLTCVFVDHGLLREGEAEQVERDFVAATGVKLYVANEQERFLSALAGVSDPETKRKIIGREFIRAFEEAELAIIAEAAAHGEKIKFLVQGTLYPDVVESGGGEGAANIKSHHNVGGLPEDLQFELVEPLRALFKDEVRAVGAQLGLPQEIVGRQPFPGPGLGIRIVGEVTKERLDLLRKADAIARAELTAAGLDNEVWQMPVVLLADVRSVGVMGDGRTYGHPIVLRPVSSEDAMTADWSRLPYDLLARISNRITNEVEGVNRVVLDVTSKPPGTIEWE; translated from the coding sequence GTGACTACTCCCACTGCATCCCAGACTTCCCAGAAGCCGGTGCTGGTTGTTGACTACGGTGCCCAGTACGCGCAGCTGATTGCCCGCCGCGTCCGGGAAGCAAATGTGTATTCGGAAGTGGTTCCGCATACTTACACCACCGAGCAGCTCCTGGCCAAGAATCCTGCCGCCATCATCCTTTCCGGGGGCCCCTCGAGCGTCTATGCCGACGGCGCCCCCAGCGTGGGTGCCGACCTCTTCGAGGCCGGTGTTCCCGTCTTCGGCATCTGCTACGGCTTCCAGGCCATGGCCAACGCCTTGGGCGGCAAGGTGGACAAGACCGGGCTGCGGGAGTACGGCTCCACCCAGACCACCATTATTGGCGAGGGCCGCTCGGTCCTGGAGGGCATGCCCCAGCACCAGAACACGTGGATGAGCCACGGCGACTCCGTGCACGAGGCGCCGGACGGCTTCGAAGTGCTGGCGACGACGGCGGGTGCTGAAGTAGCTGCCTTCGCCAACGAGGAAAAGGGCCTTTTTGGTGTGCAGTGGCACCCCGAGGTCAAGCACTCCGCCTATGGGCAGCAGGTGCTGGAGAACTTCCTCTTCAAGGGTGCCCGGATCGAACCGAACTGGACCACCGGCAACATCCTTGAAGAGCAGGTGGAGCGGATCCGGAAGCAGATCGGCGATGCCCGGGTTATCTGCGGGCTTTCCGGTGGCGTGGACTCCGCCGTCGCAGCTGCGCTGGTGCAGCGTGCCGTGGGTGACCAGCTGACGTGTGTGTTCGTGGACCACGGCCTGTTGCGTGAAGGCGAAGCCGAGCAGGTGGAGCGCGACTTCGTTGCCGCCACTGGTGTGAAGCTGTACGTCGCGAACGAGCAGGAGCGCTTCCTGTCCGCCCTTGCCGGCGTCAGCGATCCTGAAACCAAGCGCAAAATCATCGGCCGCGAGTTCATCCGCGCCTTCGAGGAAGCCGAACTGGCCATCATCGCCGAGGCCGCCGCACACGGCGAGAAGATCAAGTTCCTGGTTCAGGGCACCCTGTACCCGGACGTCGTCGAGTCAGGCGGCGGTGAAGGCGCAGCGAACATCAAGAGCCACCACAATGTGGGCGGCCTGCCCGAGGACCTGCAGTTCGAACTCGTCGAGCCGCTGCGCGCCCTCTTCAAGGACGAGGTCCGTGCCGTCGGTGCCCAGCTTGGTCTCCCGCAGGAGATTGTGGGCCGCCAGCCGTTCCCCGGCCCCGGCCTGGGCATCCGGATCGTCGGCGAGGTCACCAAGGAGCGGCTGGACCTGCTGCGGAAGGCGGACGCCATCGCGCGCGCCGAACTGACCGCCGCCGGCCTGGACAACGAGGTCTGGCAGATGCCGGTAGTCCTGTTGGCAGACGTCCGCAGCGTCGGCGTCATGGGTGACGGCCGTACTTACGGCCACCCCATCGTGCTCCGCCCGGTCTCCTCCGAGGACGCGATGACGGCTGACTGGTCGCGGCTTCCCTACGACCTGCTGGCCCGGATCTCGAACCGCATCACCAACGAGGTGGAAGGCGTCAACCGGGTGGTGCTGGACGTCACCAGCAAGCCGCCGGGAACCATCGAGTGGGAATAG
- a CDS encoding FmdB family zinc ribbon protein, protein MPTYAYACKDCGHAFDIVQSFSDSSLTSCPECQGALRKKFNSVGVVFKGSGFYRTDSRDSKGSTVSAAPAAPAAAAPAPAPAASAPAAS, encoded by the coding sequence GTGCCTACATATGCTTACGCCTGCAAGGATTGCGGCCATGCCTTCGACATCGTCCAGTCGTTTTCGGACAGCTCCCTGACGTCCTGCCCGGAATGCCAGGGTGCCCTGCGCAAGAAGTTCAACAGCGTGGGCGTGGTTTTCAAGGGCTCCGGCTTCTACCGCACGGACTCCCGGGATTCGAAGGGCAGCACGGTCTCGGCCGCCCCCGCGGCACCTGCTGCCGCAGCGCCTGCCCCTGCACCAGCTGCTTCGGCTCCCGCCGCCAGCTGA
- the galU gene encoding UTP--glucose-1-phosphate uridylyltransferase GalU produces the protein MSTSNPRVRKAVIPAAGLGTRFLPATKAMPKEMLPVVDKPAIQYVVEEAVNVGLNDVLMITGRNKRALEDHFDRVPSLESTLQGKGDTEKLASIQAASNLGDIHYVRQGDPHGLGHAVLRAKQHVGDEAFAVLLGDDLIDARDELLSTMIEVQAKTGGSVIALIEVEPSQISAYGCADIEQVDGESYVRVKRLVEKPNVEEAPSNLAVIGRYVLHPAVFDVLERTGPGRGGEIQLTDALQELASADGEGSGVYGVVFRGRRYDTGDKLSYLKACVQLAIDSEDLGPGLREWLPGFTAGLSK, from the coding sequence GTGAGTACCAGTAACCCGAGAGTTCGCAAAGCCGTCATTCCAGCAGCCGGACTCGGCACCAGGTTCCTGCCTGCAACCAAGGCGATGCCCAAGGAAATGCTTCCCGTCGTGGACAAGCCTGCCATCCAGTACGTGGTTGAGGAAGCGGTAAACGTCGGCCTTAATGATGTCCTGATGATCACCGGGCGGAACAAGCGGGCGCTGGAAGACCACTTCGACCGCGTGCCCTCCCTTGAATCCACCCTTCAGGGCAAAGGCGACACGGAGAAACTCGCATCCATCCAGGCGGCCAGCAACCTGGGAGACATCCACTACGTCCGGCAGGGAGACCCGCACGGACTGGGCCACGCCGTGCTGCGGGCAAAGCAGCACGTCGGCGATGAAGCCTTTGCCGTGCTGCTGGGGGATGACCTCATCGACGCGCGAGATGAGCTCCTCAGCACCATGATTGAGGTGCAGGCCAAGACGGGCGGCTCGGTGATTGCGCTGATTGAAGTGGAACCTTCCCAGATCAGCGCCTACGGCTGCGCGGACATTGAGCAGGTCGACGGCGAATCGTACGTTCGCGTCAAGAGGCTGGTGGAGAAGCCGAATGTTGAGGAAGCCCCCTCCAACCTGGCCGTCATTGGCAGGTACGTCCTCCACCCCGCCGTGTTTGATGTCCTGGAGCGCACCGGTCCCGGGCGGGGCGGGGAAATCCAGCTGACCGATGCCCTGCAGGAACTGGCCTCCGCAGACGGCGAGGGAAGCGGGGTCTACGGCGTTGTTTTCCGTGGCCGCCGGTACGACACCGGAGACAAGCTCAGCTACCTTAAGGCCTGCGTCCAGCTGGCAATCGACAGCGAGGACCTTGGGCCCGGCCTGCGGGAATGGCTGCCCGGCTTCACAGCCGGCCTGTCCAAGTAG
- a CDS encoding 5-formyltetrahydrofolate cyclo-ligase: MTFEETKAVKDRIRAAHRHRRASLSAKEREEAGAALASHGLAWADSVMDGSAATVCVYLGVGAEPPTLPLIRALYDGGRRALLPVCEPGRELKWVFWAPGTDLVTSRFAPILEPVGTRQEIEVAGQAGALFIPATAVDLAGSRVGQGGGYYDKFLGHLASAGKNIPLAAVIYDEELLPAGSIPVEEFDRPVPGVVLPSGFRKLAVGA; this comes from the coding sequence ATGACGTTCGAGGAAACGAAGGCAGTGAAGGACCGCATCCGCGCTGCCCACCGCCACCGCCGGGCCTCGCTGTCGGCGAAGGAACGGGAGGAGGCGGGCGCAGCACTGGCCAGCCACGGGTTGGCATGGGCGGACTCCGTCATGGACGGAAGTGCCGCAACAGTATGCGTCTACCTGGGTGTCGGCGCTGAGCCGCCCACGCTGCCGCTCATCAGGGCGCTGTACGACGGCGGGCGCAGGGCCCTGCTTCCCGTCTGCGAGCCGGGACGGGAACTGAAATGGGTCTTCTGGGCTCCCGGGACGGACCTCGTGACCAGCAGGTTCGCGCCCATTTTGGAGCCGGTGGGAACACGCCAGGAAATCGAGGTGGCCGGGCAGGCGGGCGCCCTCTTCATCCCTGCCACTGCAGTTGACCTTGCGGGCAGCCGGGTGGGCCAGGGCGGCGGGTACTACGACAAGTTCCTGGGCCACCTCGCCTCCGCCGGGAAGAATATCCCCCTGGCCGCCGTTATCTACGACGAAGAACTGCTGCCCGCCGGCAGCATTCCGGTCGAGGAGTTTGACCGCCCCGTTCCGGGCGTGGTCCTCCCCTCGGGGTTCCGGAAGCTGGCGGTCGGCGCCTGA
- a CDS encoding RcpC/CpaB family pilus assembly protein, producing the protein MPVNRRLGRTSKNAPDQHVLFPAPPRRGRTPGGTNRGTGRGSSKRPRARFAGWLNRNRRLAVALLLCAAAAITVHQLTPAPVSTVTALAAARDLSAGAAISPADVSAVRVPPGMMADGFLQNAGDAAGKQLAAPLRKGQLLTDAQLLGPGLLAGTPPGSAAVPLRMADPSSIQLVSPGQLVNVVLTAGNGFDQQEPPEVLAEGVPVLWTSTQGGQSGQWLGTSETEGLIVVAANGDQAARLAGASTQGKLFFVLVGP; encoded by the coding sequence ATGCCTGTAAACCGCCGCCTCGGCCGGACCTCGAAAAACGCTCCAGACCAGCACGTGTTGTTCCCGGCGCCCCCGAGGCGGGGAAGAACCCCTGGCGGCACCAACCGCGGAACCGGCCGAGGCTCAAGCAAGCGCCCCCGCGCCCGGTTCGCAGGCTGGCTCAACCGCAACCGACGGCTTGCGGTCGCCTTGCTGCTCTGTGCCGCAGCGGCCATCACGGTCCACCAACTCACCCCGGCACCTGTTTCCACCGTGACCGCCCTCGCCGCTGCCCGGGATTTGTCCGCAGGCGCTGCAATCTCTCCGGCTGACGTATCCGCTGTCCGTGTACCGCCCGGCATGATGGCCGACGGATTCCTCCAGAATGCAGGCGACGCCGCAGGGAAACAACTCGCTGCGCCCCTGCGCAAAGGGCAGCTGCTGACCGATGCCCAGCTCCTCGGGCCAGGTCTCCTGGCCGGAACTCCCCCGGGGTCGGCCGCCGTTCCCCTTCGGATGGCAGATCCGTCCTCCATCCAGCTCGTCTCGCCGGGGCAGCTGGTCAACGTGGTTCTCACGGCCGGGAACGGCTTCGACCAGCAGGAGCCGCCGGAAGTCCTGGCCGAAGGCGTACCGGTCCTGTGGACCTCCACCCAGGGCGGGCAAAGCGGGCAGTGGCTGGGGACATCGGAGACGGAAGGACTCATAGTCGTGGCTGCGAACGGGGATCAGGCCGCGCGGCTAGCGGGCGCGTCCACCCAAGGCAAGCTGTTCTTCGTCCTGGTGGGACCTTAG
- a CDS encoding DUF3817 domain-containing protein — protein MIDPKPATPAQPAGKTAGKKRRFGGTEAQIRSALKFYKVLAYLTGAMLLLLCAELVARYGFGHYLFAGGTNAVTGQPFGFGFADAEPPGVLGGVNLSVTVLIVHGWMYVVYLISNFRLWSLMRWPFLKLILLALGGVVPFLSFIVEKKFHAEVEAELAANPQAPQRY, from the coding sequence ATGATTGACCCTAAACCGGCCACCCCCGCCCAGCCAGCCGGCAAGACCGCCGGAAAAAAGCGCCGCTTCGGCGGAACCGAAGCCCAAATACGCTCAGCACTGAAGTTCTACAAGGTACTGGCCTACCTGACCGGCGCCATGCTGCTGCTGCTGTGCGCCGAGCTGGTGGCCCGGTACGGATTCGGGCATTACCTCTTCGCTGGCGGCACCAACGCCGTCACCGGCCAGCCCTTCGGTTTCGGCTTCGCTGATGCCGAGCCGCCGGGCGTGCTGGGCGGAGTCAACCTGTCCGTGACTGTCCTGATCGTGCACGGCTGGATGTATGTGGTGTACCTGATTTCCAACTTCCGGCTCTGGTCCCTCATGCGCTGGCCGTTCCTGAAGCTGATCCTCCTCGCACTGGGCGGCGTGGTTCCGTTCCTGTCCTTCATCGTGGAGAAGAAGTTCCACGCCGAGGTGGAGGCCGAACTTGCGGCCAACCCCCAGGCACCGCAGCGGTACTGA
- a CDS encoding GNAT family N-acetyltransferase, giving the protein MRPGPIWPVTLECGNLVLRPIRYRDKKEWTEVRSRNSQWLAPWEASNPDPAGGLPDYRQMVRSLKAQAAQATALPFVITERLPGGGNPAIVGQLTVSSIVWGSAMMATLGYWVDQARAGHGIAPTAVAMVTDHCFGALGLHRMEINIRPENGPSLRVVEKLGFRDEGYRPRYLHINGAWADHRSFALTSEEVPEGLLKPWLASRPS; this is encoded by the coding sequence ATGCGCCCTGGTCCCATCTGGCCCGTGACACTGGAGTGCGGGAATCTGGTCCTGCGGCCCATCCGGTACCGGGACAAAAAGGAATGGACGGAAGTCCGGTCCCGAAACAGCCAATGGCTGGCGCCGTGGGAGGCGTCCAACCCGGACCCTGCCGGCGGCCTGCCGGACTACCGGCAGATGGTCCGGTCCCTGAAAGCCCAGGCGGCCCAGGCAACGGCGTTGCCTTTTGTCATAACCGAACGGCTTCCCGGGGGCGGTAACCCTGCCATTGTGGGGCAGTTAACTGTGTCGTCGATCGTCTGGGGATCGGCAATGATGGCAACCCTGGGGTATTGGGTGGACCAGGCCCGCGCGGGGCACGGCATTGCACCCACTGCCGTGGCCATGGTGACCGACCATTGCTTCGGGGCCCTCGGCCTGCACCGGATGGAAATCAACATCAGGCCCGAGAATGGACCGAGCCTCCGTGTGGTGGAGAAGCTGGGATTCCGGGACGAGGGCTACCGGCCGCGCTACCTGCACATCAACGGTGCCTGGGCCGACCATCGCTCGTTCGCGTTGACGTCCGAAGAGGTCCCGGAAGGCCTGCTCAAGCCCTGGCTCGCTTCGCGGCCGTCATAA
- a CDS encoding DUF4011 domain-containing protein, with protein sequence MPVWSRSSRASAEKKAVVSVGQGHPEGSEELRKWLSGLKPVTGADTMLRFTKTPEGSIDLTHAHPSGLAQLMAGRKTRLSTLIRDRQQYVVAARASRNIRSKIFELANDRGIDAGYLSAGTVVWTSAVGGKPQRISAPVMLTAISLTVRPGEDDYELQLTEQAHINPALVRHLKNIHGIVFDVNAVTRLAYSTARFDPQPVLDRLGTLIRPIHGAEAQHNLLVSTFADLSGNLDDPWINDSNPLISALATAAGGEVVDVEQPDPARFPSLDSRHPKDELLLLDADTDQQYVIDAARAGDSLVVSSPPGTGQTQTAINTIGALVDAGKTVLVVGDRRASLNEVSGQLEGLGLESILFQLSGNVTAQQLKAQLVRAIVRNEKSLEPQLGNLHSTLTEHRHALMDHVASLHNVRQRWGCSPYQAMQSLAELTSIHPAPSTTVRLKRSVLDSIRDRDELAGRLRRAAELGSFSKASTTSPWHGARLLTRKETEEAQELVRSVEKSLPLLRDRMKAVAEHAEIRLGASFAEWGEQLELLVAVRGSLDKFTPDIFDRPVTDLISATAPSAWRKERGIEMTSMQRSRLRRVAKEYVRPGVHIADLHTSLLLVQEQRALWAGYATTQRHPAVPSGLAEMNAMYRSLDGDLARLGEALRHTEAGGSLSTARYEELMERLERLVADTDTLKTLPERTLLVENMREHGLGELLADLAEREVPAASVAAELELAWWQSALEAMISGDDYLAMSDGDALRKLEAEYRLADNAHIASGAARLRWDLAERWRSAIAAHPRQADLLRSLLKDGRVSLPSLTAQAPELIGTLVPVWSVSPYLMTGLLPAEQHFDAVVILDAEATSLQAVLPSIARAGQVIAFGDARIASPRTFTVGVERLAPGESAHQRVESAFNALSQVLPVWRLNFVYRAVDEDLVLQLSKNFYDGGLRRLPEGQSATGLDRALLVEYLPDGTGLPSADHEGVESVVAEVNRVVQLVFDHARLRPRTSLAVVTASLRHAARIGESIRLQLPNYPGLAGFFGAGPESFRVVDLERAQGLVRDHVIFSPGFGRTPHGRALHNFGPLSAEGGREKFALAMTRARRSMHVLTCFRPEDLDQTRLTHGAVDLYTLLDREIAGNTDLGTPASRAAASEQALGADPLVADLGDRLRARGARVWHQYDGAIDVVAAADPLSTMGQEDTDLPWPVAIESDGTEQYRTMSVRERSRLRPQLLERLGWRYMPLWTIEVFTDPSACADRIAGYLGLEKMALTGRTSTSVAFLDDDVDQALNGIDAASRASMERTSAAPREGRRAAPRDEPAPAGRTDSKEAGVMTAEHDNNNPSDTGSSGESTPETALGDKEALTDKPAVGDKGVLRDGAALPNKAAEDEPRAWGEREDDDHDAWLKEQKPPHWG encoded by the coding sequence ATGCCGGTATGGTCCAGGTCGTCACGTGCAAGCGCAGAAAAGAAGGCAGTAGTGTCAGTTGGTCAAGGCCACCCGGAGGGCTCCGAGGAGCTCCGCAAATGGCTGTCCGGGCTCAAACCCGTCACCGGGGCGGACACGATGCTGCGCTTCACCAAGACCCCCGAAGGTTCCATCGACCTGACCCACGCCCACCCGTCCGGCCTGGCCCAGCTGATGGCCGGGCGGAAGACCCGGCTCTCCACCCTGATCCGGGACCGCCAGCAGTACGTGGTGGCGGCCAGGGCCTCCCGGAACATCCGGTCCAAGATCTTTGAACTCGCCAATGACCGCGGCATCGACGCCGGCTACCTCTCAGCCGGCACCGTGGTGTGGACGTCCGCCGTCGGGGGCAAGCCCCAGCGCATCTCGGCACCGGTCATGCTCACCGCGATCTCCCTGACCGTTCGGCCGGGGGAGGACGACTACGAACTCCAGCTGACAGAGCAGGCTCACATCAACCCTGCCCTGGTGCGGCACCTGAAAAACATCCACGGCATCGTCTTTGACGTCAACGCCGTCACCCGGCTTGCCTACAGCACGGCCCGTTTCGACCCGCAGCCCGTCCTGGACCGGCTGGGGACGCTGATCCGGCCCATCCATGGCGCGGAAGCCCAGCACAACCTGCTGGTGTCCACTTTCGCGGACCTTTCCGGAAACCTGGATGACCCGTGGATCAACGATTCAAACCCGCTCATCTCCGCCCTGGCCACGGCAGCGGGCGGCGAGGTGGTGGATGTCGAGCAGCCTGATCCGGCCCGCTTCCCGTCCCTGGACAGCCGGCACCCCAAGGACGAACTGCTTCTCCTGGACGCGGACACAGACCAGCAGTACGTCATTGACGCTGCCCGGGCCGGCGATTCCCTGGTGGTCAGCAGCCCTCCCGGCACCGGCCAGACCCAGACCGCCATCAATACCATCGGTGCCCTTGTGGACGCCGGTAAGACCGTCCTGGTGGTGGGCGACCGCCGGGCGAGCCTGAACGAAGTATCAGGCCAACTGGAGGGCCTGGGCCTGGAGTCCATCCTGTTCCAGCTCTCCGGTAACGTCACCGCGCAGCAGCTGAAGGCCCAGCTGGTCCGCGCCATTGTCCGCAACGAAAAATCGCTTGAACCCCAGCTGGGGAACCTCCACAGCACCCTCACCGAGCACCGCCACGCCCTGATGGACCATGTGGCGTCCCTCCACAACGTCCGCCAGCGCTGGGGATGCTCCCCGTACCAGGCAATGCAGTCGTTGGCGGAGCTGACTTCCATCCACCCTGCCCCGTCCACCACCGTGCGCTTGAAGCGGAGCGTCCTGGACAGTATCCGGGACCGCGACGAGCTCGCGGGCAGGCTGCGCCGGGCGGCGGAACTGGGCAGTTTCAGCAAGGCGTCCACCACCAGCCCCTGGCACGGCGCCCGGCTGCTCACACGCAAGGAAACCGAGGAAGCCCAGGAGCTGGTCCGCTCCGTGGAGAAGAGCCTGCCCCTGCTCCGCGACCGCATGAAGGCAGTGGCGGAGCATGCGGAAATCCGGCTCGGCGCGTCCTTTGCCGAGTGGGGCGAACAGCTTGAGCTTCTGGTGGCAGTGCGCGGAAGCCTGGACAAATTCACCCCGGACATCTTCGACCGGCCGGTCACGGACCTCATCTCGGCCACTGCGCCCTCTGCGTGGCGCAAGGAACGCGGCATCGAGATGACCTCCATGCAGCGCTCCCGGCTGCGCAGGGTCGCCAAGGAATACGTCCGGCCCGGTGTCCATATCGCGGATCTTCACACGTCCCTGCTGCTGGTCCAGGAGCAGCGCGCCCTCTGGGCGGGCTATGCCACCACGCAGCGGCACCCGGCCGTCCCGTCGGGCCTGGCCGAGATGAACGCGATGTACCGGTCGCTGGACGGCGACCTGGCCAGGCTGGGCGAGGCCCTGAGGCATACGGAAGCCGGCGGGTCCCTCTCCACAGCCCGGTATGAAGAGCTGATGGAGCGCCTGGAGCGGCTGGTCGCGGACACGGACACGCTCAAGACCCTGCCCGAGCGCACCCTCCTGGTGGAGAACATGCGCGAACACGGGCTCGGGGAGCTCCTGGCCGACCTCGCGGAGCGCGAAGTTCCGGCCGCCTCCGTGGCCGCCGAACTTGAGCTGGCCTGGTGGCAGTCCGCACTCGAGGCGATGATCAGCGGCGATGACTACCTCGCCATGTCGGACGGCGACGCGCTGCGGAAGCTGGAAGCCGAGTACCGGCTTGCCGACAACGCCCATATCGCCAGCGGCGCCGCCCGGCTTCGCTGGGACCTGGCGGAGCGGTGGCGCAGCGCCATCGCCGCCCATCCCCGACAGGCCGACCTGCTGCGCAGCCTGCTCAAGGATGGCAGGGTGTCCCTGCCGTCGCTCACCGCGCAGGCACCCGAACTGATCGGCACCCTCGTTCCGGTCTGGTCCGTGAGCCCCTACCTCATGACCGGTCTGCTGCCGGCGGAACAGCACTTTGATGCGGTGGTCATCCTGGACGCGGAAGCAACGTCCCTGCAGGCCGTCCTGCCGTCGATCGCCCGTGCCGGCCAGGTCATCGCTTTCGGTGATGCAAGGATTGCCAGCCCGCGTACCTTTACCGTGGGCGTGGAACGGCTCGCCCCGGGGGAATCGGCGCACCAGCGGGTGGAGAGTGCCTTCAACGCCCTGTCGCAGGTCCTGCCCGTGTGGCGGCTCAACTTCGTCTACCGTGCCGTGGATGAGGACCTTGTCCTGCAGTTGAGCAAGAACTTTTACGACGGCGGGCTCCGCCGGCTCCCGGAGGGGCAGTCCGCTACGGGCCTGGACCGGGCGCTGCTGGTGGAATACCTTCCGGACGGTACCGGGCTGCCCAGCGCCGATCATGAAGGCGTGGAGTCCGTGGTGGCGGAAGTCAACCGCGTGGTCCAGCTCGTCTTCGACCATGCACGCCTGCGCCCCCGCACGTCCCTGGCTGTGGTGACCGCGAGCCTTCGCCACGCGGCCCGGATCGGGGAGTCCATCCGGCTGCAGCTGCCCAACTACCCTGGGCTTGCGGGCTTCTTCGGTGCTGGCCCCGAGTCCTTCCGCGTTGTTGATCTTGAACGGGCCCAGGGGCTGGTGCGCGACCATGTCATCTTCTCGCCGGGCTTTGGCCGCACGCCGCACGGACGCGCCCTGCACAACTTCGGGCCCCTCTCTGCCGAGGGTGGCCGGGAGAAGTTCGCCCTGGCCATGACCCGTGCCCGCAGGTCCATGCACGTTCTTACGTGCTTCCGGCCCGAGGACCTTGACCAGACCAGGCTGACGCACGGCGCCGTGGACCTGTACACGCTCCTTGACCGTGAAATCGCAGGAAACACGGACCTCGGAACTCCGGCTTCGAGGGCCGCAGCCAGCGAGCAGGCACTGGGCGCCGATCCCTTGGTGGCTGACCTCGGGGACCGGCTGCGCGCCCGGGGTGCGCGGGTGTGGCACCAGTATGACGGCGCCATCGATGTGGTGGCCGCCGCTGATCCGCTCAGCACCATGGGCCAGGAGGACACCGACCTCCCGTGGCCCGTAGCCATTGAATCGGACGGCACCGAGCAGTACCGCACCATGAGTGTCCGGGAGCGGAGCAGGCTCCGCCCGCAGCTGCTGGAACGCCTGGGCTGGCGCTACATGCCGCTGTGGACCATCGAGGTGTTTACCGACCCCTCAGCCTGCGCCGACCGGATTGCCGGCTACCTGGGCCTTGAAAAAATGGCCCTCACAGGGCGGACTTCAACCTCCGTTGCCTTCCTGGACGACGATGTTGACCAGGCGCTCAACGGCATCGACGCCGCGAGCCGGGCATCGATGGAGCGGACGTCAGCGGCTCCGCGCGAAGGGCGCCGCGCGGCACCCAGGGACGAACCAGCACCGGCCGGACGTACGGACAGCAAGGAGGCGGGCGTGATGACCGCGGAGCACGACAACAACAACCCTTCGGACACCGGGTCCTCCGGTGAATCCACCCCGGAGACGGCCCTGGGGGATAAAGAAGCGCTGACTGACAAGCCGGCCGTGGGGGACAAGGGCGTACTGCGTGATGGGGCAGCCCTGCCCAACAAAGCGGCTGAAGACGAACCCCGGGCCTGGGGGGAGCGCGAGGACGATGACCACGACGCCTGGCTGAAGGAGCAGAAGCCCCCGCACTGGGGCTAA
- a CDS encoding SURF1 family protein, whose protein sequence is MWKTALKPRWIAGFIFAIAISGVFVLLSQWQFGRSTQPEVPDNPATEQIQPLVDTLQPGEFFHGTDADQMVSAQGYYDPAKQVMVPGRLHDGKPGYWVVTAFAVNGAPALTGAAASPQTWIPVARGWVEDRADAPVPPSGDLELTGRLLPSEAPVPGTAPEPGEATAVSVAELINYWEVSSYPGFVAATAEVANGVDVSPAAVRGELLPLNIGPQPPAQQINWLNLFYSLEWVVFAGFALFIWWRLVKDDYHRDLEDALEEDDEGSPHGERDQIPVHHQHPEPNQQKVQP, encoded by the coding sequence GTGTGGAAAACAGCCCTTAAGCCCCGATGGATCGCCGGGTTTATCTTCGCGATCGCCATTTCCGGGGTCTTCGTGCTGTTGAGCCAGTGGCAGTTCGGGCGGTCAACGCAGCCGGAAGTGCCGGACAACCCTGCCACCGAGCAGATCCAGCCGTTGGTTGACACCCTCCAGCCGGGCGAGTTCTTCCATGGGACCGACGCGGACCAAATGGTTTCCGCGCAGGGATACTACGACCCCGCCAAGCAGGTGATGGTTCCCGGCCGCCTGCACGACGGCAAGCCAGGCTACTGGGTCGTCACCGCCTTCGCCGTCAACGGAGCGCCGGCCCTCACCGGGGCCGCCGCCTCACCGCAGACCTGGATCCCGGTGGCCCGCGGCTGGGTGGAGGACCGCGCAGATGCTCCCGTGCCGCCGTCGGGCGACCTTGAACTGACGGGGCGGCTGCTGCCGTCCGAGGCACCCGTGCCCGGGACGGCCCCGGAACCCGGAGAGGCAACCGCCGTCTCCGTCGCTGAACTCATCAACTACTGGGAAGTCAGCAGCTACCCCGGTTTCGTGGCCGCCACCGCGGAAGTGGCCAACGGGGTGGACGTCAGCCCGGCAGCGGTGCGGGGAGAACTCCTTCCCCTTAACATCGGCCCCCAGCCGCCGGCCCAGCAGATCAACTGGCTCAACCTCTTCTATTCCCTTGAATGGGTGGTCTTTGCCGGGTTCGCGCTCTTCATCTGGTGGCGGCTCGTCAAGGACGACTACCACCGCGACCTCGAGGACGCCCTCGAGGAAGACGATGAAGGCAGCCCGCACGGGGAACGCGACCAAATCCCGGTGCACCACCAGCATCCTGAACCGAACCAGCAAAAGGTACAGCCATGA